One genomic window of Parabacteroides pacaensis includes the following:
- a CDS encoding CBS domain-containing protein, producing MLVKDFITKEIPVLKSFETGEYALALMDDFKLKHLPVLENNTYQCLVSERDIFSMRRLDEPVGSLVNFAPSVTPNQHLYEVLRLVSHFNLTMIPVLNEEKELIGGVTRERLIDVLAEVCCVETEGSVLVLEMAPQDYELAEIARIIESNNAHVMSLFSRIDKITGKLIVTIKIDLEDISPVIRSFERFNYTVLYYFMKKGMVDDLLQKRMDELLFYMNM from the coding sequence ATGTTAGTAAAAGATTTCATAACGAAAGAAATCCCTGTGTTAAAAAGTTTTGAGACAGGGGAATATGCACTTGCTCTGATGGATGATTTCAAACTGAAACATCTACCGGTGTTAGAAAATAATACATACCAATGCTTGGTATCGGAAAGAGATATTTTCTCGATGCGCCGGTTAGATGAACCAGTCGGCTCATTGGTAAACTTTGCACCTTCCGTTACCCCTAATCAACATCTATATGAAGTATTACGATTAGTTTCCCATTTCAATTTAACCATGATCCCTGTACTCAATGAAGAAAAAGAATTGATAGGAGGCGTTACCCGGGAACGTCTAATCGATGTACTTGCAGAAGTATGTTGCGTAGAAACAGAAGGAAGCGTGTTGGTTCTTGAAATGGCTCCCCAAGACTACGAACTGGCAGAAATTGCCCGTATTATTGAAAGTAATAATGCGCATGTAATGAGTTTATTTTCCCGTATCGACAAGATAACTGGCAAATTAATCGTTACTATAAAAATCGATTTGGAAGATATTTCTCCGGTCATTCGTAGTTTTGAACGATTCAATTATACTGTGTTGTATTACTTCATGAAGAAAGGAATGGTAGACGATTTACTACAAAAACGCATGGATGAATTGTTGTTTTATATGAACATGTAA
- a CDS encoding pyridoxine 5'-phosphate synthase, which translates to MTNLSVNINKVATIRNARGGNNPDVVKVAQDCESFGAQGITVHPRPDERHIRYSDVYALKPLIKTEFNIEGYPAEKFVDLVLKVKPTQVTLVPDAPDAITSNTGWNVKDHFEQLTELVDTFTSHGIRTSIFVGTDLENIELAAKTGTDRIELYTEPYASLYLKDREAAIAPFLTAAQLAKNLGLGINAGHDLSLENLAFFYQTIPWIEEVSIGHALICDALYYGLEKTITLYKECLQNK; encoded by the coding sequence ATGACAAATTTAAGCGTTAACATTAACAAAGTGGCGACCATAAGAAACGCACGCGGCGGAAATAATCCGGATGTGGTAAAAGTGGCGCAAGACTGTGAAAGTTTCGGAGCACAAGGTATAACTGTCCATCCCCGCCCGGATGAAAGACATATTCGTTATAGCGATGTATATGCTTTGAAACCGCTTATTAAGACGGAGTTTAACATTGAAGGTTATCCGGCAGAGAAATTTGTTGATCTTGTTTTGAAAGTAAAACCGACACAGGTTACCTTAGTGCCGGATGCGCCGGACGCAATTACTTCTAATACCGGATGGAATGTGAAAGATCATTTCGAACAACTAACCGAGTTGGTAGATACCTTCACTTCTCATGGAATCCGTACTTCTATTTTTGTAGGTACTGATCTCGAAAATATTGAATTGGCTGCTAAAACAGGAACAGACCGGATAGAGCTCTATACGGAACCTTATGCTTCTCTTTACCTAAAAGATCGGGAAGCTGCTATTGCTCCTTTTCTTACGGCAGCTCAATTGGCTAAAAATTTAGGTCTTGGTATCAATGCCGGGCACGACCTAAGCTTGGAGAATTTAGCTTTCTTCTATCAGACAATTCCTTGGATAGAGGAAGTTTCTATCGGGCACGCTTTAATTTGTGATGCTCTTTATTATGGCTTGGAAAAAACAATTACTCTTTATAAAGAATGTTTACAGAATAAATAA
- a CDS encoding NAD kinase: MKVGVFGSAHQIEKQSQIKRLFETLQSFEAEIYVDSHFYFFLRDALDYEPPIAGIIEDDDFMVEIALSVGGDGTFLRTAARIGKKDIPILGINTGRLGFLADVNGTDIEDTLQEIFKNYYRVEERTLLRLYTEHHAFHGYNYALNEIAVLKRDTSSMITIHTSLNDDYLTSYQADGLVIATPTGSTAYSMSVNGPIMLPQCNSVVLSPVAPHSLNVRPLVIPDNYVISLTVESRSKNFLISLDGRSDVFVTGTQLTIRKADFTTKVIKRYKHTFYQTLREKLMWGADARMKN; this comes from the coding sequence ATGAAAGTAGGTGTATTCGGAAGTGCTCATCAGATAGAGAAACAAAGCCAGATCAAACGGTTATTCGAAACATTACAATCCTTTGAGGCCGAAATATATGTAGATAGTCACTTTTATTTCTTTTTACGTGATGCATTAGACTATGAACCGCCCATCGCCGGAATAATAGAAGACGACGATTTCATGGTAGAAATCGCATTAAGCGTAGGAGGAGACGGTACATTTTTACGTACAGCGGCCCGGATAGGGAAAAAAGACATCCCTATCCTGGGGATTAATACGGGACGGCTGGGATTCCTTGCCGATGTAAACGGCACGGATATAGAAGACACATTACAAGAAATCTTTAAGAATTATTACCGGGTAGAAGAACGGACACTACTGCGTCTTTATACGGAGCATCATGCTTTCCACGGATATAACTATGCCTTAAATGAAATAGCAGTACTCAAAAGAGATACCTCTTCTATGATTACCATCCATACCTCTCTAAATGATGACTATCTGACTTCTTACCAGGCCGACGGATTAGTTATTGCTACCCCTACCGGCTCTACGGCTTATTCTATGAGCGTAAACGGCCCCATTATGCTACCCCAGTGTAACAGCGTGGTACTTAGTCCGGTAGCTCCACATAGTTTAAACGTGCGTCCATTAGTAATCCCAGACAATTACGTGATTTCCTTAACCGTAGAAAGCCGGAGTAAAAACTTTTTAATTTCTTTAGACGGACGATCGGATGTTTTCGTAACGGGTACCCAACTTACTATCCGCAAAGCCGATTTTACCACCAAAGTAATCAAGCGGTATAAACATACCTTTTACCAGACTTTACGGGAAAAATTAATGTGGGGAGCTGATGCCCGGATGAAAAACTAA